A single window of Betta splendens chromosome 11, fBetSpl5.4, whole genome shotgun sequence DNA harbors:
- the hivep1 gene encoding zinc finger protein 40 isoform X2, whose protein sequence is MHKIEEAQKELKDPKGSQKGRNADNIKGLKRKKVVAESQLKKIPKSPVKKPLQLKTPEAVLQEPLSKETTPSCSSSSNSASQNRSVLPFRKRDPQYAQTSAASPDKGSATDSERLKLDRTSAKPQLFKTSDAEEGSLNTAPVSKDKSLDGDPYLSSAPLDVLLKAMEPDFSTLAERKNSFQVTATGKPAPAFHAQSSGELTMPAVNVGLQSQTSHMQTYYIDKQGNFIGIAALQGNVQTSSQGTAIQPSPLAAPHFMPVASNTEKPSLQMNFNAGPSTITHAPVPSGSNTLPQSQPPVVHTCQSLSASVPSTIQVPVTPGSNHVQMATVMNFGAEQVSKDQKPKKPGKYVCEYCSRACAKPSVLLKHIRSHTGERPYPCVTCGFSFKTKSNLYKHKKSHAHAIKLGLIARSESGSGSLSQESDKALGTHSDAEESGDSDEEGSTADLDPDSSQSSAAASSENSLQSSGTTQVSRGEVDSSAVESVKLAAVQRAHEPKVTAALPKVVVYPVNVSPLRADSPRVTGAAPEQAAAQRQRDFQTASLRSSITVLSSLKEVDGTNPSLDTVSEDEDQQCKSPLLGGHAQLQRQQATDFSQQQQAKCLLSPRSLGSTDSGYFSRSESADQAMSPPSPFVKITPPVDIDIAKSTLPNVPHVVSTVMHASVELKPRATEGQMRPPLDVKALSLEERISKLISDNEAVVDNKQLDSVKPRRTSVSRRGSIDSPKSYIFKDSFQFDLKPIVRRSSSSSDIPKSPFTPTDKSKPVFLLSVPSQYPPMDCLPITRSNSMPTTPGHSALPINVAPIPRPLRICHSFDDKISSLNDDVFSSAPSTPNPAIHSRTLVRQAAIEDFSTNEGHVLPSVRSMDEGYHGPSSSTELMQRSRSFEHSQDKTRRTLQNKGTMYECETCRNRYRKLENFETHKKFYCSELHGPKNKPNAVKDTDQDVFYVNIQQPILPRLTGGSGILDQQTSIRKRRIMKSVGDEDDQSPTDTNPPCSVSFELPSALASQSFSQPAVIVDIQPKNNQSKLTQLVARSINNPDSRLSPIRETQISTTTKVEMQRQGSGTSVIRHTNSLSRPNSFETESTDRVSPIDSMEKNPLTKPKTDAATIISADGYHEKLSHPNTVDFGKQRKEQSTDGIVPIVEDTTPVHQSRLVRQNNIQVPEILVTEEPDREHETLTTEPAEKPTDQFSWPQRSESLSKLPAEKLPPKKKRIRLAQMDHSSGESSYESSLSRSLSRDSSLSRCSSISASFERDEPSRADSPSKGGECVGKNLEPQGLPTAFNTLGVPGMMRRAASEQITCNQPAVEISCDYRSKSFDCGNVSPSRSLSPVGQPKSAQSSQVTQVSLIERRRGPLVRQMSLKIGPESQQPIRKAVTPSVSNVSSLTHNRSQQIHIANWRTMAQPFILHSGEPPLQKNEQMVQSINLGSPTQQPQVHGLPHPWHQTSRVQICQKIKQPMSQILVCQENVQNKPANTEEKKSFVPKYQLQCPSLRASQTFSFSTTQGAQIALPVLTIPIANPILNISKSTDVIQNVYVAQPNQQASEIKTQAAVLSSEQQRDHFDQIQAGAVPLPQILITHDQVHSAPTVSNKNALSSTHSVVSDAHAKIEKTQTPTVTTLNNTGGRAPSLGSLHCTQKLASVTLCPQQEPTASSKRMLSPANSLDIYMEKHQKRAKDEHGVACLTDGRSVNYLNSKMSEVTRQRKLTLVRQVCTTEPVDSPIETEAPPLPQVKTDGEKDSEASDDVKPMSPDSAVLEKETGTVIQEESSPASNTAPVSQGTVMPANNNLRTQEKADDQRWTPAKSPIRPSSFHGGQVKLTTSVSVVNTKDSHRLSFPSLKTATTFTWCFLMKRKPLHVPQNDLKTSAYAAWTVGSNNPNPLGLPTKVVMSLFDSKQSSKKMHYTSAIRTSGKSDILSYSGKLKDVMPKMPITQKSASVETRCKGQPETQSSNDSDKDMSSKTEQRRVKIFDGGYKSNEEYVYVRGRGRGKYICEECGIRCKKPSMLRKHIRTHSDVRPYHCVHCNFSFKTKGNLTKHMKSKAHIKKCMEMGVPQGLIEDQDAEDSGDRSQLSSADRQDSDGDESDGPDDEENDENEEEEEDSQAESGLSTNPSVSASPQHIPSKEAEVPPSALLAQMSISSVSLSLSQPPAPEYHKLDLESVPMMSPLSLSKRISISGSCCSPVPLHNSPPAVATVSESCTSDTESVHMMSPVSPCRQMSIDYPDFDVPPSPPVPGKGSKLGQDATATRPPLVTTESGIPVDRGTQTSSYASQGPPHFPPQGLCHAPGAETQTHLFSHLPLHSQQPSRSSYSMVPVGGIQLVPAGLAAYSTFVPIQAGPVQLTIPAVSVIHRNTSPLPAPNTPPQPEGLQTPQPLVVQEPISSVLPCFPLGQVAGLQAQTIQPVGLETLMGLTNTGLASTQILPQQGLTLNATLGLQVLAANPTSQSSTHVPGLQIVNIALPAIIPSLSPLSTLSPLPGSSERQGSPEAPGIQPSQNEHGLGSSHGCMPASPASSLKVSSPSEGTSGSRASPGGNNKAEPTKTIDREHDNPPQQHPHPSAAVETQADCVRDSPEGAGDLAPPRPPPVTSWQKVIDDYNEASSDDEDRLIIAT, encoded by the exons ACATAAAAGGACTAAAGAGGAAAAAAGTTGTTGCAGAAAGTCAGCTAAAGAAAATTCCTAAATCTCCAGTGAAGAAGCCTCTCCAGCTGAAAACGCCTGAAGCTGTTCTCCAAGAACCACTGTCCAAGGAGACCACGCCTTCGTGCTCCTCTTCATCCAACAGTGCTTCCCAGAATAGATCTGTTTTGCCTTTTAGGAAAAGAGATCCGCAGTATGCCCAAACCAGCGCAGCGTCCCCTGACAAGGGGTCAGCGACTGACTCTGAAAGGCTAAAGCTGGACCGAACATCTGCTAAGCCACAACTATTCAAGACTTCTGATGCTGAAGAGGGCTCTTTGAATACTGCGCCAGTGTCTAAAGACAAGAGCCTTGACGGAGATCCTTACCTCAGCAGTGCTCCTCTTGATGTTCTACTTAAGGCCATGGAGCCTGACTTCAGTACACTggcagagaggaaaaactccttcCAGGTCACAGCCACTGGAAAACCTGCTCCTGCTTTTCATGCTCAGTCCAGTGGTGAATTGACAATGCCAGCTGTTAATGTTGGTCTCCAGAGCCAGACTTCACACATGCAGACTTATTACATCGACAAACAAGGAAACTTTATTGGCATTGCAGCGCTACAGGGAAATGTGCAGACATCCTCACAGGGTACCGCCATCCAGCCCTCCCCACTTGCGGCACCACATTTTATGCCTGTTGCTTCGAATACAGAAAAGCCAAGCTTACAAATGAACTTTAATGCTGGACCATCCACTATAACTCACGCACCGGTTCCCTCAGGTTCCAACACTCTGCCACAAAGCCAACCGCCAGTTGTGCACACTTGCCAGTCCCTGTCTGCGAGTGTTCCCAGCACCATTCAGGTCCCAGTTACACCTGGCAGCAACCATGTTCAGATGGCCACTGTAATGAACTTTGGTGCTGAGCAGGTTTCCAAGGATCAAAAGCCTAAGAAGCCAGGAAAATATGTTTGTGAATACTGCAGCAGGGCATGTGCAAAACCCAGTGTGTTGCTCAAACACATCAGGTCTCACACAGGAGAAAGACCATACCCCTGTGTGACATGTGGCTTTTCATTCAAAACCAAGAGCAACTTGTACAAGCACAAGAAATCGCACGCTCACGCAATTAAACTTGGTCTCATTGCACGCTCTGAATCCGGAAGTGGATCGTTATCTCAAGAATCTGACAAAGCTCTTGGGACACATTCAGACGCAGAGGAAAGCGGGGACAGCGATGAAGAAGGTAGCACTGCAGACTTGGACCCTGACTCATCACAAAGCAGTGCCGCAGCTTCATCAGAAAACAGTTTACAGAGTTCAGGTACAACTCAAGTAAGCCGTGGAGAAGTGGACTCATCAGCTGTGGAATCAGTCAAACTAGCAGCTGTGCAGAGGGCTCATGAGCCCAAAGTAACCGCTGCTCTTCCAAAAGTTGTTGTATATCCAGTGAATGTCTCTCCTCTGAGGGCAGACAGCCCCAGAGTTACTGGTGCAGCACCTGAGCAAGCTGCTGCACAACGGCAGCGAGACTTTCAGACTGCCAGTCTGAGGTCGAGCATCACAGTCCTGTCATCTCTGAAAGAGGTGGATGGTACAAATCCCTCACTAGACACTGTGAGTGAAGACGAAGACCAACAGTGCAAGTCTCCACTGTTGGGCGGACATGCTCAGCTTCAGAGGCAACAAGCAACAGACTTTTCCCAGCAGCAACAGGCTAAATGTCTGCTTAGTCCCCGCAGTCTGGGAAGTACAGATTCTGGCTACTTCTCACGTTCTGAAAGTGCTGACCAGGCCATGAGTCCACCTAGTCCATTTGTGAAGATAACTCCACCTGTAGACATTGACATTGCCAAGAGTACTCTTCCTAATGTCCCTCATGTGGTTTCCACAGTAATGCATGCATCAGTTGAACTTAAGCCTCGGGCCACTGAAGGACAGATGCGCCCACCGTTGGATGTCAAAGCACTCTCTCTGGAAGAGCGGATTTCAAAGTTGATATCTGACAATGAAGCAGTAGTTGACAACAAGCAGCTGGACAGTGTAAAACCGAGGAGAACATCTGTCTCAAGGAGAGGTAGCATTGACTCACCAAAATCCTACATATTTAAAGACTCTTTTCAGTTTGACCTGAAACCAATAGTGCGGAGGTCAAGTTCCAGCTCAGACATCCCAAAGTCCCCCTTTACCCCCACCGATAAATCAAAGCCAGTATTCCTTCTCTCTGTACCTTCTCAATATCCACCAATGGACTGTTTGCCAATTACAAGGAGTAACTCTATGCCTACTACACCAGGACATTCTGCTCTTCCCATTAATGTTGCCCCCATCCCTCGCCCTTTGCGAATCTGCCACTCATTTGATGACAAAATAAGTTCACTGAATGATGACGTGTTTTCATCAGCCCCATCAACCCCAAACCCGGCAATACATTCTCGTACATTAGTCAGACAAGCAGCGATAGAAGACTTTTCCACAAATGAGGGGCATGTTCTCCCCAGTGTTCGCTCAATGGACGAAGGTTATCATGGGCCAAGCAGTTCAACAGAGCTAATGCAAAGAAGCCGGTCTTTTGAGCACAGTCAAGACAAAACCAGAAGGACTCTGCAGAATAAAGGCACAATGTATGAATGTGAAACTTGTCGGAATCGGTACAGAAAGTTGGAGAATTTTGAAACTCACAAGAAATTCTATTGCTCTGAGCTTCATGGTCCAAAAAACAAGCCGAATGCTGTTAAGGACACAGATCAAGATGTTTTTTATGTTAACATACAACAGCCGATACTGCCTAGACTGACTGGTGGCTCTGGAATACTTGATCAACAGACATCAATTAGGAAGAGGAGGATAATGAAAAGTGTTGGAGATGAAGACGATCAGTCTCCAACTGACACCAATCCACCTTGTTCAGTTAGTTTTGAGTTACCATCAGCTCTGGCAAGTCAATCATTTTCTCAGCCTGCTGTAATAGTAGACATACAGCCCAAAAACAACCAGTCAAAGTTAACTCAACTTGTAGCAAGAAGCATCAATAATCCAGATTCTAGACTGTCCCCAATACGGGAGACGCAGATCAGTACCACAACTAAAGTAGAGATGCAAAGGCAAGGTAGTGGTACTTCAGTCATTAGACACACCAATTCACTCAGCAGACCCAATTCATTTGAAACGGAATCTACTGATAGGGTCTCTCCCATTGATAGTATGGAGAAGAATCCCTTGACCAAACCTAAAACAGATGCAGCCACAATTATCTCAGCTGACGGCTATCATGAAAAACTATCCCACCCCAACACTGTTGACTTTGGAAAACAAAGGAAGGAACAAAGCACCGATGGCATAGTACCAATAGTTGAAGACACTACTCCTGTACATCAGTCTCGGTTAGTTCGCCAAAACAACATCCAAGTTCCAGAAATTCTAGTCACAGAAGAGCCTGACAGGGAGCATGAGACACTGACTACTGAGCCAGCAGAGAAGCCCACAGATCAATTCAGCTGGCCTCAGAGAAGTGAGAGTCTGTCAAAGTTACCAGCAGAAAAACTTCCACCCAAGAAGAAAAGAATTCGTCTTGCTCAAATGGACCACTCCTCTGGTGAGTCCAGTTATGAGTCCAGCCTTTCACGGAGCCTCAGCAGGGACAGTAGTCTCTCTCGCTGCTCTagcatctctgcctcttttGAGAGAGATGAGCCATCTAGGGCGGACAGTCCATCGAAAGGGGGAGAGTGTGTGGGCAAAAACCTGGAGCCTCAAGGTTTGCCAACAGCCTTTAACACTCTCGGTGTGCCTGGAATGATGAGACGTGCCGCATCCGAGCAGATCACTTGCAATCAACCCGCTGTGGAGATTTCATGTGACTACCGTAGCAAGTCCTTTGACTGTGGCAATGTGTCTCCTAGCAGATCTTTGTCTCCTGTTGGCCAACCAAAAAGTGCACAAAGTTCTCAAGTGACCCAGGTGTCACTTATTGAAAGAAGACGGGGGCCATTAGTTCGCCAGATGTCGTTAAAGATAGGCCCAGAGAGTCAGCAACCTATTCGAAAAGCCGTCACACCTTCCGTGTCAAATGTTAGCTCTTTAACTCACAACAGATCCCAGCAGATTCACATTGCCAATTGGCGCACCATGGCTCAGCCTTTCATTCTGCAtagtggagaaccacccttacAAAAGAATGAGCAAATGGTGCAAAGCATTAATTTGGGTAGCCCCACTCAGCAGCCTCAAGTCCATGGCCTTCCACACCCTTGGCATCAAACATCAAGGGTTCAAATATGCCAAAAGATAAAACAACCAATGAGTCAGATCTTGGTTTGTCAAGAGAATGTCCAAAACAAACCAGCTAAcactgaagagaagaaaagTTTTGTGCCCAAATACCAACTACAGTGTCCCTCTTTAAGAGCCAGCCAAACCTTTTCTTTCTCCACCACACAGGGAGCTCAGATAGCCTTACCCGTTTTAACCATACCTATCGCTAATCCAATTTTGAACATTTCAAAATCGACAGACgtaatacaaaatgtatatgtCGCTCAACCTAATCAACAGGCGTCTGAGATTAAAACACAGGCTGCGGTTTTGTCTAGTGAACAGCAGAGAGACCACTTTGATCAAATCCAAGCAGGCGCCGTACCACTGCCACAGATCCTGATAACTCATGACCAGGTGCACTCCGCTCCGACCGTATCCAATAAAAACGCCCTCTCCTCCACTCACAGCGTTGTGAGTGATGCTCATGCAAAGATAGAGaagacacaaacaccaacagtgACCACTCTAAACAACACTGGAGGACGAGCACCTTCTCTGGGGTCTTTACACTGCACACAGAAACTGGCATCAGTGACGCTCTGCCCACAGCAAGAACCAACTGCCTCCAGTAAACGAATGTTGTCACCTGCCAACAGCCTGGACATCTACATGGAAAAGCACCAAAAACGGGCAAAGGATGAGCATGGGGTGGCCTGTCTAACTGACGGCAGATCGGTCAATTATCTTAACTCCAAGATGTCAGAGGTGACCCGACAGCGGAAGCTAACACTTGTTAGGCAGGTTTGCACAACTGAACCAGTGGACAGTCCTATTGAAACCGAGGCTCCACCTCTTCCCCAGGTTAAGACGGATGGAGAGAAAGACTCAGAGGCTAGTGATGATGTTAAGCCTATGTCACCTGACAGTGCTGTGCTGGAAAAAGAGACAGGCACTGTTATTCAGGAGGAGTCAAGCCCTGCCTCGAACACTGCACCTGTCAGCCAGGGTACCGTCATGCCAGCTAATAACAACCTGAGGACCCAAGAGAAAGCTGACGACCAAAGGTGGACTCCTGCCAAATCACCTATTAGGCCCTCCAGTTTCCACGGTGGTCAGGTGAAACTGACAACATCAGTGTCTGTGGTTAACACAAAAGACAGCCATCGCTTGTCGTTCCCCAGCTTAAAGACTGCCACAACGTTTACATGGTGTTTCCTGATGAAGAGGAAACCTCTGCATGTTCCGCAGAATGACTTAAAGACTTCAGCATACGCTGCCTGGACAGTTGGCTCCAACAACCCTAATCCGCTTGGGCTTCCCACCAAGGTGGTCATGTCACTGTTTGACTCCAAGCAGAGCTCCAAGAAAATGCATTACACCTCAGCCATAAGAACTAGTGGGAAATCTGACATCTTGTCTTACTCTGGCAAGCTGAAGGATGTCATGCCCAAG ATGCCAATAACCCAAAAGTCTGCATCGGTTGAAACCAGATGTAAAGGGCAACCAGAAACCCAGAGCAGCAATGACTCAGACAAAGACATGTCATctaaaacagaacagagacggGTGAAGATTTTTGATGGGGG ATATAAATCCAATGAAGAGTATGTTTACGTACGTGGGCGTGGACGAGGTAAATACATCTGTGAGGAATGTGGGATCCGTTGTAAGAAGCCCAGCATGTTGCGCAAACACATTCGCACCCACTCTGATGTCCGGCCGTACCACTGCGTCCACTGCAACTTCTCCTTCAAGACAAAAG GAAATTTGACCAAACACATGAAATCCAAGGCCCATATTAAAAAATGCATGGAGATGGGGGTGCCTCAGGGTCTGATTGAGGATCAGGATGCAGAAGACTCTG GAGATCGCAGTCAGCTTAGCAGTGCTGACCGTCAGGATTCAGATGGGGATGAGTCTGATGGCCCTGATGACGAGGAGAAtgatgagaatgaggaggaagaggaagacagcCAGGCAGAGTCTGGCTTGTCTACCAACCCTTCTGTTTCTGCCAGTCCGCAGCATATTCCTTCCAAAGAGGCTGAAGTCCCTCCTAGTGCCCTCCTAGCACAGATGTCAATCagctcagtctctctctctctgtctcagcctccagctccagaatATCACAAACTGGACTTAGAGTCTGTCCCTATGATGAGTCCCCTGTCCCTGAGCAAGCGGATATCCATCTCTggatcctgctgcagcccagtGCCCCTTCATaactctcctccagctgttgccACCGTATCAGAATCCTGTAcctcagacacagagtcagtgcACATGATGAGCCCAGTTTCACCATGCAGGCAGATGTCCATCGACTACCCTGACTTTGACGTGCCCCCTAGTCCCCCAGTGCCAGGCAAGGGCTCCAAGCTAGGCCAG GATGCCACCGCTACCCGTCCTCCTCTGGTGACCACTGAATCAGGCATACCAGTGGATCGCGGCACTCAAACGTCCTCTTATGCTTCTCAAGGTCCCCCACACTTCCCCCCACAGGGTCTATGCCACGCACCGGGAGCAGAAACCCAGACCCACTTATTCAGCCACCTGCCATTGCACTCCCAGCAGCCTTCTCGCTCTTCTTACAGCATGGTCCCGGTCGGGGGGATCCAGCTGGTGCCTGCTGGCCTCGCAGCCTACTCCACTTTTGTACCAATCCAGGCGGGCCCTGTCCAGCTCACAATCCCAGCTGTGAGTGTcattcacagaaacacaagtcCGTTACCAGCTCCCAACACTCCACCGCAACCAGAGGGCTTGCAGACCCCCCAGCCACTTGTGGTCCAGGAACCAATCAGTAGTGTCCTTCCCTGCTTCCCCCTGGGGCAAGTAGCTGGCCTACAGGCTCAAACGATCCAACCAGTGGGTCTGGAGACACTCATGGGGCTGACTAACACAGGCCTGGCATCCACTCAAATTCTCCCCCAGCAAGGGCTAACCCTCAATGCCACCCTGGGGCTGCAGGTTTTAGCTGCGAACCCTACCTCTCAAAGCAGCACACATGTCCCAGGTCTACAGATAGTTAACATTGCCCTGCCTGCCATAATTCCTTCTCTCAGCCCTCTCTCCACTCTTAGTCCTCTCCCTGGATCGTCTGAGAGGCAGGGCAGCCCTGAAGCTCCTGGAATACAGCCATCACAAAATGAACACGGGCTTGGTTCTTCACATGGCTGCATGCCGGCTTCACCAGCCTCCTCGTTGAAGGTCAGCAGCCCTTCAGAAGGAACCTCAGGCAGCAGGGCGAGCCCCGGAggcaacaacaaagcagagcCCACCAAGACTATTGATAGGGAACACGATAATCCTCCACAACAGCATCCGCATCCATCAGCAGCTGTTGAGACCCAGGCAGACTGTGTTAGGGATTCaccagagggagctggagaCCTTGCACCTCCAAGACCACCACCAGTAACCAGCTGGCAGAAGGTGATTGATGACTATAACGAGGCATCCAGCGATGATGAAGACAGACTTATTATTGCCACCTGA